In Maridesulfovibrio sp., the genomic stretch TATACTGTCGAGGCCCCCGGAAAACAGGGCCAAAGCGTCATATTGTTTCTTCATGGGGCGGCTGTACCTTCATTTTTCAGAAACCGCAACTAAATCCCTATCACCGAATTCATTGCTATCCCGATAAGTATTTGATATGGAATTCACTTGCCCGTTGTGTCGAAAATTCGCCACAATCAGGCAAGAGGACGAACAACCGCCCCGCCCCCTTGTGCATGTGACGATAAACAAGAAAAGGAAACGTTGAACGTCCAACATTATATGGAGATAAAATGAGCAAGAAAAACGTAAATTCTGATGAGCTCCGCAAGGCGGCCCTAAGCACAGCCCTGACCACGATTGAACGTAAGTTCGGTAAGGGTTCCATAATGCGCCTCGACTCTGATGCCGCCCACAATATTCCGGTTATCCCCACCGGGTCCATCAGCCTTGACATGGCACTGGGCATCGGCGGAATCCCCAAGGGCAGGATAACAGAAGTATACGGCCCGGAATCTTCCGGTAAAACAACTCTCGCCCTGCACGTGATTGCAGAGTGCCAGAAGCTGGGTGGAACTGCCGCATTTGTTGATGCGGAACACGCACTAGATGTGAAATACGCCAAAAGACTTGGTGTCAACACTGACGAACTGCTCATTTCCCAGCCCGACTACGGTGAACAGGCCCTTGAAATCACAGATCTGCTGGTTCGTTCAGGAGCGGTGGATATTGTAATCATCGACTCCGTTGCGGCGCTTATTCCACAGGCAGAGCTTGAAGGTAATATGGGGGAAACCCAGGTTGGCGGACAGGCCCGCCTCATGTCCCATGCACTCAGAAAGCTGACCGGGACCATCCATAAATCCAAAGCCGTAGTTCTCTTCATCAACCAGATCCGCATGAAGATCGGCATGACCGGATACGGCAGCCCCGAAACCACTTCCGGTGGTAACGCACTTAAGTTCTACGCTTCCATCCGTCTGGATATCCGCAAGATCCAGACATTGAAAGATAAGGATGAAGTCTTCGGTTCCCGTACCCGGATCAAAATCATTAAGAACAAAGTCGCACCGCCTTTCCGTGAAGCTCTGGTTGACATACTTTATGGAACAGGCATGTCCCGCGAAGGAGAGCTCCTTGACCTTGGCGTAGACCACGGCATCATCGATAAATCCGGTGCATGGTATGCATTCGGCTCCGAACGTCTGGGACAGGGCAAAGAAAATGTACGTCAGTTTCTTGTGGAAACACCGGAATTGCGCCAGCAGATTGAAGACAAACTGCTTATCCATCTCGGAGTTAAAGAAGACCCTGATGAAAATATAGACGGTAAGGTTGACGAGAAGGTTGACGAACAAGGTTCAGCAGAGTAAAGCCTGTTGGTCCAGCTTAAATTTACTGGACTCTGCAGCAGCAGGGTCCTGAAAATAAAAACCGCAAGGAAATAACTCCGAGCGGGTTATAGCTATTACGGAGACAGCCCATGAAGGCCAGTGAAATCAGAGAAAAGTTCCTGAAATATTTCGAAAAAAACGGTCACACAATCGTAGACAGCTCATCCCTTATTCCCAAGGATGACCCGACCCTGCTTTTTACCAATGCCGGAATGGTTCAGTTCAAGAACACATTCATCGGGCAGGAAAAAAGAGACTACGTGCGCGCGACCACTTCCCAGAAGTGTCTGCGCGTTGGCGGAAAGCATAACGACCTTGAGAACGTAGGTCGTACCGCGCGCCACCACACTTTTTTCGAAATGCTTGGAAACTTCTCCTTTGGCGATTACTTTAAAGAAGACGCCATTAAATTTTGCTGGGAATTTCTCACCGTGGAACTGGGGCTGCCCAAGGAAAAACTTTACGTTACCATTTATAAAGACGACGACGAAGCCGACGAACTTTGGCAGAAAGTCGTGAACTTCCCCGCTGAGCGCATTTACCGCCTCGGGGAGAAAGACAACTTCTGGTCCATGGGCGACACCGGACCATGTGGACCATGTACCGAAGTCCACATCGATCAGGGCGAAGACATGAGCTGTGGTCCTGATTGCGGCATCGGCAAATGTGACTGCGACCGTTTCCTTGAAATCTGGAACCTCGTCTTCATGCAGTATGATCAAGGCGAGGACGGCAAGCGTGTCCCGCTGCCCCGCCCTTCAATTGACACCGGAATGGGCCTTGAGCGCATCACTGCGGTATGTCAGGGAGTGCAGTCCAACTTCGAGACAGATATTTTCCAGCCTATGATTCAGGCTGTAGCAAGGAAAGCAGGCGTCAAATATAAAGAAGACAGGGAAATCGATACTGCACTGCAGGTTATCGCGGACCATTCCCGCTCCATAGCTTTTCTGATTACCGACCAGATTCTGCCTTCCAATGAAGGTCGCGGTTACGTACTGCGCCGTCTGATCCGCCGCGCTTTCCGGTTTGGCCGCCTGCTCGGCCTGACTGATCCATTCCTGCATGAAACTACAGCTATGGTTGTTGAGCAGATGAGCGGCCAGTTCCCAGAACTGCTGAGCAATAAGGATTTCATGGCACGTATGGTCAAGGAAGAGGAAGAGCGTTTCAGCCAGACTCTTGATAAGGGGCTGATCATCCTTGAAGAAGAAATGGAAGCGCTGAAAAATGACGGCAAGAACACCATCTCCGGTGAGGCAGCCTTCAAACTCTACGACACATACGGCTTTCCGCTGGACATCATCAATGATGTTGCTGAAAAGCAGAATTTTAAGGTTGATGAAGACGGCTTCAATGCAGCCATGAAGGAACAAAAGGACCGCGCTAAAGCAGCATGGAAAGGTTCAGGAGAAAAGAACTCCGGAGCAATATTCCGTCAGGTTCTGGAAGCCGGGCTCAAGAACAGCTTCACCGGTTACTCCGAACTGACCACTGAATCACGCATCGTAAACCTCCTTTCCGAAGAAGGTGAACACCTTGAACGCATCGTTCAGGGTAACGGTGGCTGGCTGATTACTGCCGCAACTCCTTTCTACGGCGAATCCGGCGGTCAGATGGGTGATACCGGTGCAGTAGGAACAATGACCGGCAATGCCGAAGTACTGGAAACAGTAAAGGCTTCAGCCGGACTTACAGCATCTAAAATTTTCGTAAGCGAAGGCGAACTGCTTATAGATCAGGAAGCCAAGCTTGAAGTCGCACCGGAAACAAGAACCGCAACAGAGCGTAACCACACAGTTACTCACCTTCTGCATGCAGCTCTTAAGAATGTTCTGGGCGACCATGTCAAGCAGTCCGGGTCACTGGTGGGACCTGACCGGCTGCGCTTTGACTTCACCCACATTGCAGCCATGACTCCCGAAGAAATCGGGAGGGTTGAAAATGAGGTGAACCGTGCTATACTGTCCGACACTCCCGTAGTCGTACAGGAAATGAGTAATAATGAAGCGGTTGCAAAAGGCGCTACTGCATTATTCGGCGAAAAATACGGTGACGTAGTCAGAGTTGTCGAAATTCCGGGCGAATCCATGGAACTTTGCGGTGGTACTCACCTCAAAGCTACCGGTGAAGCCGGAACATTTGTAATTCAGTCCGAATCCGGCGTTGCAGCGGGTATCCGCCGCATAGAAGCCGCAACCGGATGGAATTCTCTAAAATTTCTGCAGGAGCAGCGCGAGGAAGTTGCAAAATCTTCCGCTATGCTCAAAGCAGCACCCGGGCAGCTGGCTGACCGCATTGCGGCCCTCCAGACCCAGGTGAAAGAACTGACCCGGGCCAATGACAAGCTTCAGTCAAAATTGGCTTCCGGTGCAGGAGCGGACCTCATGAGTTCCGTAGAAGAGATTGGCGGAGTGAAAGTTATCGCTGCCAAACTCGAAGTTACCACTGTCAAAGCCCTGCGCGATCAGGCAGATGCACTGAGATCCAAAATGGATTCCGGCATTTTCTGCCTCGCCGCTAAGGTTGATGACGGTAAAGTTTCCCTGATTATCGCCGTGACCAAGGACTTGCACGATAGATTCAAGGCCGGTGCATTAATCAAACCCGTTGCAGCTGAGGTAGGCGGAGGTGGTGGCGGCAGGCCCGATATGGCGCAGGCCGGTGGTACCAACCCCGCTGGAATTGAACAAGCATTCGCAACCCTCAAGAAACTGGTTGCAGAGTCGTAATCTGCAAAATGGCATTATTTAAGCTTGACATCCAACACTCAATGCTTGTATAAAGCCCATTCCCAGATTTCATGTAAGGAGCATTTCTAATGAAGACATATATTCCTAAAGAAGAAGACATCAGCCGCGAGTGGTTCGTAGTTGATGCTGAAAATATGGTACTTGGACGCCTGGCTACCCAGATCGCCAACAAGTTGAGAGGTAAGGACAAAGCAATGTTCACCCCTCACGTTGATACCGGCGATTTCGTTGTTGTGCTTAACGCAGACAAAATCAAGGTTACCGGCAACAAGATGGACCAGAAGACTTACTACAAGCACACCAACCACCCCGGTGGTCTGAAAGAAAGAACTCTCAAGGTTATGCTTGAGAAAAAGCCTGAAGTAGTCATCGAAACCGCAGTCCGCGGCATGCTGCCCAAGAACCGCCTTGGCAAACAGATGATCAAAAAGCTTAAAGTATACGCTGGAACTGATCATCCGCATACCGCACAGCAGCCTAAAGTACTGGAATTCTAATTAAGGGTGGATCAATAAAATGAGTAAAGACTTTAATTACGCTACTGGCAGAAGAAAAAACGCTGTTGCCCGTACCCGCCTTTATGAGGGAACCGGTGCAATCACCGTTAATGGTAAACCTTACGAAGATTATTTTCCTCGTAAAACCCTGCAGATGATCGTTCAGCAGCCCCTCAAACTGACCAAAACCCTCGGCAAATTTGACATCAAAGTCAACGCTGACGGCGGTGGAGTTGCAGGTCAGGCTCAGGCTGTAAGACACGGAATCTCCCGCGCACTGATCGAGATAGATCCTGAACTGCGTTCTATCCTCAAACGCGCTGGTCTCCTGACTCGTGACGCTCGTAAGAAAGAGCGTAAAAAATACGGTCAGCCCGGTGCACGCGCAAAATTCCAGTACTCCAAACGTTAAGAAGTACTGCGAATATACTCGCAAGACCATTCAGGCGGAGCTGCTTTTGCAGTTCCGCCTTTTTGTATTTGAAGCTCATATAAATTTTATTTAATTACTAATTACCTTCTACCTTTACACCAAAAGAAAACGTGGGAATGTTAATTTGTGATTACAATTTGTTATAGAAGATACTAAATAACGACCCTTTTATTGCCTTCAGTACATATCTAAGAATGATATTGTTTTTCACACTTGTGAAACTCTGGATATTCCATGCAAAACAAGATATTTATTAAAAAATTTTGCACGTAGGGATACCGAATATATGTCCGCTAAAAAACCGCTTTACGATAAAATATTCTTTGCACGTCAGCCAATTTTGATGTCCGACCAATCTGTTTGGGGATACGAGCTGCTCTTTCGCAATAGCGACGAGGCTACCAGCGCGGAAATATCCGACAGCTACAAGGCCACTCTGAAAGTGGCTGCTGCCCTGTGTGCGGCACCGGGCGAAAAATTACCGGATAACGTAAAGCTGATGGTCAACTTTTCCCACAAGGCTATAATGGACAAAATTCCATATTCCCTGCCTGCGGGAAGAACTGTTGTCCAATTGCCGGAAACCACTCCACCAACCCCCAATCTGATCAACGCCCTTCAGGAACTGACTAATGACGGTTACGAAATTGCCCTCGACGATTTCGAGGCAAGACCGCAAGGAGAATTCCTGATTGCCTACGCAGATGCTGTCATAGTTGATATTCTTTCTGCTGACGAAACAAAGCTTCAGCACATTTGCGATCTTAGCAAAAAACACGGCACTAAACTTATAGCCAAGCGAGTTGAGAAGCCCGCTCAATTCCACCTTGCGCAAAAACTCGGGTTCAATTTTTTCCAAGGCTATTACTTTAAACGCCCTGAAAATATAAGGGGAAGAAAATTACGCTCAGGTGAAATTGTAAAACTTAAGATCCTGAAACTTATTGAAGACTCGTCTCCGGATTTCGCAGCTCTGGCAGAAGATCTACAGAATGATGTATCGATAAGCTTCCGGCTGTTGACATTGCTCAATTCGCCGACATTCGGATTTTCCCAGAAAATAACCTCTATCAAGCAGGCACTTGTTCTGGCCGGATGGAAAATGCTCAGAAACTGGTTGCGTGTCATTCTGCTTACCGATCTGACGCCTGAAGGTAAAAGTCGCATACTACCGCAACTGGCAACCCAGAGAGCGAAATTTCTGCAGCTGGTTGCCATAAGATCAGAGAAAGGCTTAGCGCCCGACTCCATGTTTTTGCTGGGGCTTTTCTCTCTATTAGAGGCCATGTTCGACATTTCTATGGAGGAACTGACCAGCTACCTGCCATTAGAGGACGAAATCAACGCCGCCCTTCGCGGTGAGGATAATATCTATACCCGGTATCTGGAGCTGACTATGTTTTTTGAAACAGGGGATTGGGATAATCTACAGTTGGTGCTTGATGAGCTGGGGCTTGATCCGGTACAAATCTCTAAAAGTTATTATGAGTCAACCCGCTGGGCTAACAGTTTCTTCCAAATTCCTGGAACTTCCTGATCATATTCGATCACAGCAGCATAGAAAGGAGCAGACATGCCTCACTCCCGCCACAGCGATGAACATCAAAAACTGAATATTTTGATCACCGGCAAAACCCGTCTGACTCATACCCTGGTCCCGGGTCTGCATGATCTGGGGCATGCAGTATCCATCACCTGCTCGCCACGGGAGACCCTGTTCACCTATGCCAGCCAACAGCCGGACCTGCTCATTATGGCCGAGCAGGATGATACCATTGATACTTTTTCCAGCATACGGGAAGTGGATAGTGATGCGCCCGCACTTTTCATAATAGACACCTCTAAGCCAGAAAAATTTGAGCCGCTTTTCGAATTCCAGAATGTTTCATTTCTTCCGGATACGGCTTCTAAAGAAAAACTTATAGAATTCGTTCATAAATTTCAAAGACAGCACACACAACAAAGGAAACACGAGCAGGACGCGCAGCTATACAGTCTGATCCTGCAGAGCCTGCCCTTCCCGGCCATGCTGTTCAGCAGCAAAACCCAAGAAACCATCCTCGCGAACAAAGCTGCGCATGATCAACTTCCGGCTTTTGATTACAAGCAGAATCCGCCATTCATAAGTTCTCTTTCTGAAGAAGTGCGCCTGAATCTTTTCGACGAACTTGATTCCTACCATCTTCGTTCTCTTAAATCCGTTAACGCTTATGAGCGCTTTTGGGACCTGAGCGTTGATCAAGTAGCACCATCTGTATTCATGCTGTTAGCAATCGACGTCACGGAACAACGCCAGCAGATGCAGTTGCGCGAGGAGATGGAGCGCATTGCGAGGCATGACCTCCGATCTCCCACAGCTAACATTGTCGGCATGTCCCGCATACTGGAAACCGAGGCCGGACTGAATGAAGAATTTCAACCACTGGCAGAGATAGTGCGTAAAACCAGCGAGCGCATGATCCGCCAGATCGATACTTCGCTAACCTTGATCCGCCTTGAGGCAGGATCTTTAAAAGCTGATGCGCACCCTTTCAATCTGACAAATGCCATCAATGCGGCCATTGGAGATCTCAACCAACTGGTTGAAGAGAAAGGATTGACAATTGCCTGCATGCTGGATGATGAACCTCTTCAGGAAGAAAGCTACATAGTATGCTATGGTGAAGCGTCATTGATCATTACCATGTTTTCAAACCTGCTAAAAAATGCAGCAGAAGCAGCACCGAAGAATACTACGATCACAATAACTATCAGCGAAGACAGCCGTTTCATCACCACCAAAATACACAATATGGGTGAAATCCCTATAAGCGTCCGTGAGACCTTTTTTGACCGATACGCCACCTACGGCAAGAAACACGGAACCGGGCTGGGAACATATAGCGCGCGGTTGATTGCCAGCGCTTCAGGCGGAGATATTTCATTCACAACATCAGAAGAAAAGGGTACTACCCTGATCACAACACTTCCCAAACCATAATTTAAAATAGGACCAAATATAATGGCAGCTAATAAAAAACCTCGTCCGCTGCTCGTCTTTGCCGATGCAGACGGACAAATATACGATCATCCTGAACTTGAAATGATGTGCCGCAGGGGTGACGAACTATTCCAGCCAAAGCCGGAAGAATACATCCCACTGCCCCCTGACAGCGAATTTTTCCTGCTCCCGGGACGCTTCCCCATCGGGCTGGACCCTGAAACAGGAGAAGTGGTTGAAGTTGAAGGCACTGCAGTTACAGCTTTTCCCTGCCCCGGACATACTTTGACCGGCCTTGCTGCGTACGGCAATACCGAAGATGCTCCGGTATTACCCATGTTCTCATATGGTGCAGTAGGGTTCGCCAACGGCAAATTCTGGGTTACCGCCAAAAAAGTTGACGAAGATAAACGTCAGGTTTTCACAAAAATTCCTAATAAGAAAATTGATGCCGGAGCCCAGCGCATGATGAAGGAAATGCCGGATAACAGACTGGTCCGCCATCTGGCCGGGTGCGCCCTGACCTATTGCTGCCCGGCAGCTAAAAACCTTGCTCTCGGGCGCTTTGAAGCCCCCCTGCCGACTTCAAGGACCTGCAACGCCCGCTGCATCGGATGTATTTCGGAACAACCCGAGGATTCAGGGTTCCCTTCACCGCAGGAACGCATCAAGTTTACTCCAACCGCGAAAGAAATTACCGAGATTATGCATTTTCACGCCAAGCGTGAAAGCAAGCCGGTCTTTTCATTTGGTCAGGGCTGTGAAGGTGAACCGCTCACCGAGCATGTTCTACTCGCTGAAGCAATCAAGAAATACCGGGATGAAGGCGGCCACGGAACCGTGAACATCAACACTAACGGTTCCATCACTGAAGCAATGGAACCGCTTGCAGCCGCAGGATTGAACTCCATCAGGGTCAGCTTGAACAGTCTGCGTGAACCGGTATACAATACATACTACCGCCCCAAAGGTTATAAATTTGACGACGTGCTGGCCACCATAGGTAAAGCCAAGGAACTGGGGCTGCATGTTTCCCTGAACTACCTTTACTTCCCCGGTATCAGCGACACTGAATTCGAAGTGGGAGCACTTGTGGAA encodes the following:
- the recA gene encoding recombinase RecA; protein product: MSKKNVNSDELRKAALSTALTTIERKFGKGSIMRLDSDAAHNIPVIPTGSISLDMALGIGGIPKGRITEVYGPESSGKTTLALHVIAECQKLGGTAAFVDAEHALDVKYAKRLGVNTDELLISQPDYGEQALEITDLLVRSGAVDIVIIDSVAALIPQAELEGNMGETQVGGQARLMSHALRKLTGTIHKSKAVVLFINQIRMKIGMTGYGSPETTSGGNALKFYASIRLDIRKIQTLKDKDEVFGSRTRIKIIKNKVAPPFREALVDILYGTGMSREGELLDLGVDHGIIDKSGAWYAFGSERLGQGKENVRQFLVETPELRQQIEDKLLIHLGVKEDPDENIDGKVDEKVDEQGSAE
- a CDS encoding HDOD domain-containing protein; its protein translation is MSAKKPLYDKIFFARQPILMSDQSVWGYELLFRNSDEATSAEISDSYKATLKVAAALCAAPGEKLPDNVKLMVNFSHKAIMDKIPYSLPAGRTVVQLPETTPPTPNLINALQELTNDGYEIALDDFEARPQGEFLIAYADAVIVDILSADETKLQHICDLSKKHGTKLIAKRVEKPAQFHLAQKLGFNFFQGYYFKRPENIRGRKLRSGEIVKLKILKLIEDSSPDFAALAEDLQNDVSISFRLLTLLNSPTFGFSQKITSIKQALVLAGWKMLRNWLRVILLTDLTPEGKSRILPQLATQRAKFLQLVAIRSEKGLAPDSMFLLGLFSLLEAMFDISMEELTSYLPLEDEINAALRGEDNIYTRYLELTMFFETGDWDNLQLVLDELGLDPVQISKSYYESTRWANSFFQIPGTS
- the rpsI gene encoding 30S ribosomal protein S9, coding for MSKDFNYATGRRKNAVARTRLYEGTGAITVNGKPYEDYFPRKTLQMIVQQPLKLTKTLGKFDIKVNADGGGVAGQAQAVRHGISRALIEIDPELRSILKRAGLLTRDARKKERKKYGQPGARAKFQYSKR
- the alaS gene encoding alanine--tRNA ligase, whose protein sequence is MKASEIREKFLKYFEKNGHTIVDSSSLIPKDDPTLLFTNAGMVQFKNTFIGQEKRDYVRATTSQKCLRVGGKHNDLENVGRTARHHTFFEMLGNFSFGDYFKEDAIKFCWEFLTVELGLPKEKLYVTIYKDDDEADELWQKVVNFPAERIYRLGEKDNFWSMGDTGPCGPCTEVHIDQGEDMSCGPDCGIGKCDCDRFLEIWNLVFMQYDQGEDGKRVPLPRPSIDTGMGLERITAVCQGVQSNFETDIFQPMIQAVARKAGVKYKEDREIDTALQVIADHSRSIAFLITDQILPSNEGRGYVLRRLIRRAFRFGRLLGLTDPFLHETTAMVVEQMSGQFPELLSNKDFMARMVKEEEERFSQTLDKGLIILEEEMEALKNDGKNTISGEAAFKLYDTYGFPLDIINDVAEKQNFKVDEDGFNAAMKEQKDRAKAAWKGSGEKNSGAIFRQVLEAGLKNSFTGYSELTTESRIVNLLSEEGEHLERIVQGNGGWLITAATPFYGESGGQMGDTGAVGTMTGNAEVLETVKASAGLTASKIFVSEGELLIDQEAKLEVAPETRTATERNHTVTHLLHAALKNVLGDHVKQSGSLVGPDRLRFDFTHIAAMTPEEIGRVENEVNRAILSDTPVVVQEMSNNEAVAKGATALFGEKYGDVVRVVEIPGESMELCGGTHLKATGEAGTFVIQSESGVAAGIRRIEAATGWNSLKFLQEQREEVAKSSAMLKAAPGQLADRIAALQTQVKELTRANDKLQSKLASGAGADLMSSVEEIGGVKVIAAKLEVTTVKALRDQADALRSKMDSGIFCLAAKVDDGKVSLIIAVTKDLHDRFKAGALIKPVAAEVGGGGGGRPDMAQAGGTNPAGIEQAFATLKKLVAES
- a CDS encoding HAMP domain-containing sensor histidine kinase; translation: MPHSRHSDEHQKLNILITGKTRLTHTLVPGLHDLGHAVSITCSPRETLFTYASQQPDLLIMAEQDDTIDTFSSIREVDSDAPALFIIDTSKPEKFEPLFEFQNVSFLPDTASKEKLIEFVHKFQRQHTQQRKHEQDAQLYSLILQSLPFPAMLFSSKTQETILANKAAHDQLPAFDYKQNPPFISSLSEEVRLNLFDELDSYHLRSLKSVNAYERFWDLSVDQVAPSVFMLLAIDVTEQRQQMQLREEMERIARHDLRSPTANIVGMSRILETEAGLNEEFQPLAEIVRKTSERMIRQIDTSLTLIRLEAGSLKADAHPFNLTNAINAAIGDLNQLVEEKGLTIACMLDDEPLQEESYIVCYGEASLIITMFSNLLKNAAEAAPKNTTITITISEDSRFITTKIHNMGEIPISVRETFFDRYATYGKKHGTGLGTYSARLIASASGGDISFTTSEEKGTTLITTLPKP
- a CDS encoding radical SAM protein, whose product is MAANKKPRPLLVFADADGQIYDHPELEMMCRRGDELFQPKPEEYIPLPPDSEFFLLPGRFPIGLDPETGEVVEVEGTAVTAFPCPGHTLTGLAAYGNTEDAPVLPMFSYGAVGFANGKFWVTAKKVDEDKRQVFTKIPNKKIDAGAQRMMKEMPDNRLVRHLAGCALTYCCPAAKNLALGRFEAPLPTSRTCNARCIGCISEQPEDSGFPSPQERIKFTPTAKEITEIMHFHAKRESKPVFSFGQGCEGEPLTEHVLLAEAIKKYRDEGGHGTVNINTNGSITEAMEPLAAAGLNSIRVSLNSLREPVYNTYYRPKGYKFDDVLATIGKAKELGLHVSLNYLYFPGISDTEFEVGALVEVAQKTKFDFIQLRNLNIDPDLYMELMEPYEFGPGMGFINFRKRIKTECPWINFGYFNPYLGDGKS
- the rplM gene encoding 50S ribosomal protein L13: MKTYIPKEEDISREWFVVDAENMVLGRLATQIANKLRGKDKAMFTPHVDTGDFVVVLNADKIKVTGNKMDQKTYYKHTNHPGGLKERTLKVMLEKKPEVVIETAVRGMLPKNRLGKQMIKKLKVYAGTDHPHTAQQPKVLEF